A genomic stretch from Ureibacillus composti includes:
- a CDS encoding carbohydrate kinase: protein MNVPILCIGELLIDFFCNEVNTTLKDGQSFTKKAGGAPANVCATISRLGGSAYFSGKVGADPFGDFLETTLKDVGVNTNFLVKDPTHATTLAFVSLTEDGQRDFVFNRGADAYLAIDEFPLETLDTIKMVHFGSATALLPGTFQHTYFEVLKVAKQKNCFISFDPNFRSDLWKGKERDFVELTLQCIAYCDFLKVSEEELMLLTNESDLNKATTQLHLVGAKFIAVTLSKNGTYFSNREHTLLIESISIKAIDSTGAGDAFVGAALLQLSSLSNPHNATLSQWKDIIQFSNKVGAIVCEKMGAIESLPTLDEVLKR from the coding sequence ATGAATGTACCCATTTTATGTATTGGCGAACTTTTAATAGATTTTTTCTGCAACGAAGTCAATACTACTTTGAAAGATGGTCAATCCTTTACGAAAAAAGCAGGGGGAGCACCTGCAAATGTCTGTGCTACCATCTCTCGACTTGGCGGATCTGCTTATTTTAGCGGAAAAGTAGGAGCTGATCCGTTTGGAGACTTTCTAGAAACTACATTAAAAGATGTAGGCGTAAATACAAATTTTCTAGTGAAAGACCCAACACATGCGACCACTCTTGCATTTGTTTCATTAACGGAAGATGGTCAAAGAGATTTTGTATTTAATCGAGGGGCTGATGCTTATTTAGCAATAGACGAATTCCCTCTAGAAACCCTAGATACTATAAAGATGGTTCATTTCGGTTCAGCTACCGCCTTATTACCGGGTACTTTCCAACATACATATTTTGAAGTACTAAAAGTGGCAAAGCAAAAAAATTGTTTTATTTCCTTCGATCCAAATTTCCGTTCTGATTTATGGAAAGGAAAAGAGAGAGACTTCGTAGAGCTTACATTACAATGCATTGCTTATTGTGACTTTCTTAAAGTTAGTGAAGAGGAATTAATGTTATTAACAAACGAATCAGATTTGAATAAGGCAACTACACAGCTTCATTTAGTAGGTGCTAAGTTCATTGCAGTTACTTTAAGTAAAAACGGGACGTATTTCTCAAATAGAGAACATACATTATTAATAGAAAGCATTTCAATTAAAGCTATTGATTCAACCGGTGCTGGGGATGCTTTTGTCGGTGCTGCCCTATTACAATTAAGTTCACTGTCAAATCCACATAATGCGACCTTATCGCAATGGAAAGACATTATTCAATTCAGCAATAAAGTAGGTGCCATAGTTTGCGAAAAAATGGGCGCCATCGAATCTTTACCAACGTTGGACGAAGTGTTAAAGCGTTAA
- the fumC gene encoding class II fumarate hydratase — MDYRIEKDTLGEVRVPTDKIWGAQTQRSKENFQIGHETMPMEVIRGLTILKKAAAITNKKLNKLSSEKADVIVAAADEILAGKWDEHFPLVVWQTGSGTQTNMNVNEVIAHRANQLLEQQNSSERVHPNDDVNKSQSSNDTFPTALHIAAVEMVENYLIPRLHQLKATLEDKSNQFKDIIKIGRTHLQDATPLTLGQEISGWHYMLVKSEKMIAVTTQFLKDLAIGGTAVGTGINAHPKFGDMVAEEISTITGKSFASSENKFHALTSHDEIVTAHGALKALAADLMKIANDVRWLASGPRSGIGEITIPENEPGSSIMPGKVNPTQSEAMTMVVTQVVGNDATIAFAASQGNFELNVFKPVIIYNFLQSARLLGDAMKSFNDHCAIGIEPNTEVLEQNLKNSLMLVTALNPHIGYENAAKIAKKAHKEGTTLKEAAIASGLLTEEQFDQYVDPKTMIYPNAE, encoded by the coding sequence ATGGACTACCGTATTGAAAAAGATACTCTGGGAGAGGTTCGTGTTCCTACCGATAAAATCTGGGGTGCGCAAACGCAACGAAGTAAAGAAAATTTCCAAATTGGACATGAAACAATGCCGATGGAAGTAATTCGTGGATTAACAATCCTAAAAAAAGCAGCAGCAATTACGAATAAAAAACTCAATAAATTATCATCCGAAAAAGCAGATGTGATTGTGGCCGCAGCAGATGAAATTCTTGCTGGTAAATGGGATGAACACTTCCCTCTAGTCGTGTGGCAAACAGGAAGTGGTACGCAAACAAATATGAACGTAAACGAAGTAATTGCTCATCGTGCTAACCAACTTTTAGAACAACAAAATTCATCTGAACGAGTTCATCCAAACGATGATGTAAACAAGTCCCAAAGCTCAAATGACACATTCCCTACAGCCTTACATATCGCTGCAGTCGAAATGGTCGAGAATTATTTAATACCGAGACTTCACCAATTAAAAGCAACTTTAGAAGATAAGTCGAATCAGTTTAAAGATATTATTAAAATTGGCCGTACACATTTACAAGACGCCACTCCCCTTACACTTGGTCAAGAAATTAGCGGGTGGCATTACATGCTTGTAAAATCCGAAAAAATGATTGCAGTCACAACTCAATTTCTAAAAGATCTAGCAATAGGAGGAACTGCAGTAGGTACCGGCATAAATGCTCACCCTAAATTTGGTGACATGGTTGCTGAGGAAATTAGTACAATTACAGGAAAGTCATTTGCTTCATCTGAAAATAAATTTCACGCTTTAACTAGTCATGATGAAATAGTTACAGCTCACGGTGCTCTAAAAGCACTAGCAGCAGACTTAATGAAAATCGCTAATGACGTACGCTGGTTAGCAAGTGGTCCTCGAAGTGGAATTGGTGAAATTACGATTCCAGAAAATGAACCGGGAAGTTCCATCATGCCAGGAAAAGTGAACCCAACCCAAAGTGAAGCCATGACAATGGTAGTCACGCAGGTGGTTGGAAACGATGCGACAATTGCTTTCGCAGCAAGCCAAGGAAATTTCGAGCTGAATGTATTTAAACCAGTCATTATCTATAACTTCCTTCAATCTGCTCGTCTTCTTGGAGATGCAATGAAATCATTCAATGATCATTGCGCTATTGGTATTGAGCCGAATACAGAAGTACTTGAACAAAACTTAAAAAATTCATTGATGCTCGTAACCGCATTAAACCCACATATCGGTTATGAAAATGCTGCGAAGATCGCAAAAAAAGCACATAAAGAAGGAACAACCCTGAAAGAGGCTGCTATTGCATCGGGATTACTTACAGAAGAACAGTTTGACCAATACGTTGATCCAAAAACAATGATTTATCCAAATGCAGAGTAG
- a CDS encoding YeeE/YedE family protein encodes MIMTGLLCGALLGFVMQRGRFCLTGGFRDMYLAKDNRMFYALLIAIAVQSVGVFLLIDLGVFEYSAGALPILSVIVGSFIFGIGIILAGGCATGTWYRAGEGLIGSWIALAGYMLMSTMMRTGVFGPLNQQMQTSSVLPTNSIAETFGINHWFIIIPFVAVVLFIIYKQLTKPKVAIPKLKAKHTGLAHILFEKRWHPFVTATLIGMIALIAWPLSAATGRVFGLGITTPSANILQYLTTGDQSFLNWGVFLVVGIFSGSLIAAKASKEFRFRMPDVKTGINSFIGGNLMGFGATLAGGCSIGNGLVMTAMMTWQGWIGLVFMILGTWTASYFVFVRPRQKAKAAKLKQEVTTA; translated from the coding sequence ATGATTATGACTGGATTACTTTGTGGAGCGTTATTAGGCTTTGTCATGCAAAGAGGTCGTTTCTGTTTAACTGGTGGCTTCCGCGATATGTATTTGGCGAAGGATAACCGTATGTTTTATGCGTTACTAATAGCGATTGCAGTTCAAAGTGTCGGTGTGTTTTTACTTATAGATTTAGGTGTATTTGAGTATTCTGCTGGTGCATTACCTATTCTGTCAGTGATTGTTGGTTCTTTTATTTTTGGAATTGGAATCATTTTAGCAGGGGGTTGTGCAACAGGTACTTGGTATCGTGCAGGAGAGGGCTTAATTGGTAGTTGGATTGCATTAGCTGGGTATATGTTAATGAGCACAATGATGCGTACAGGTGTATTTGGACCATTAAACCAACAAATGCAAACAAGTTCTGTACTACCAACAAATTCAATAGCAGAAACATTTGGAATTAATCACTGGTTTATTATAATTCCTTTTGTTGCTGTTGTACTATTTATCATTTATAAACAATTAACAAAACCGAAAGTAGCTATTCCTAAATTAAAAGCTAAGCATACAGGTTTAGCACATATATTATTCGAAAAGCGTTGGCATCCATTTGTAACGGCAACTTTGATTGGAATGATTGCGTTAATTGCATGGCCATTAAGTGCTGCAACTGGTCGAGTTTTTGGATTAGGAATTACAACGCCATCAGCTAATATTCTTCAGTATTTAACAACAGGCGATCAAAGCTTCTTAAACTGGGGTGTATTTTTAGTAGTTGGTATTTTTAGTGGCTCATTGATCGCAGCAAAAGCAAGCAAAGAGTTTCGTTTCAGAATGCCGGATGTGAAAACTGGAATTAATAGTTTTATTGGTGGTAATTTGATGGGATTTGGTGCGACACTTGCAGGAGGCTGTTCAATCGGAAATGGTTTGGTAATGACTGCAATGATGACTTGGCAAGGTTGGATAGGGCTAGTGTTTATGATCTTAGGTACATGGACAGCATCTTATTTTGTTTTTGTTCGACCACGACAAAAAGCAAAAGCTGCAAAACTAAAACAAGAAGTAACAACTGCTTAA
- a CDS encoding sulfurtransferase TusA family protein, translated as MQKKLEVLGMVCPFPLIEAQQAIEELNSGDELVVEFDCTQGTESIPRWAAEAGHTVTEFEQTDEAAWTITIRKK; from the coding sequence ATGCAAAAGAAATTAGAAGTATTAGGAATGGTATGTCCATTTCCGTTAATTGAAGCACAACAGGCAATAGAAGAATTAAATTCAGGCGACGAATTAGTTGTTGAATTTGATTGTACACAAGGGACAGAATCAATTCCGCGTTGGGCTGCAGAAGCTGGTCATACCGTAACAGAGTTCGAACAAACAGACGAAGCGGCATGGACAATTACTATTCGAAAAAAATAA
- a CDS encoding DUF1273 domain-containing protein yields MIQTIFVTGYKPHELGIFNNSHPGIPIIKKALENEFRALLDDGLEWIVISGQLGVETWAAEVVIELKREYPNLKYSIITPFLDQEKNWNEQKQQTYYLIKSQADFVTSVTKRPYEAPWQFIEKDKFIIQNTDAILLVYDEENEGSPKYVLRTAEKYADQHNYEIMKINAYDLQVVAEELQRDTWE; encoded by the coding sequence ATGATTCAAACTATTTTTGTAACAGGATATAAACCACATGAATTAGGTATTTTCAATAATAGTCACCCCGGAATCCCTATCATTAAAAAGGCATTAGAAAACGAATTCCGCGCACTTTTAGATGATGGACTTGAGTGGATTGTTATAAGCGGACAATTAGGGGTTGAAACATGGGCAGCTGAAGTGGTTATAGAGCTGAAGCGTGAATATCCTAATCTAAAGTATTCAATTATTACACCTTTCCTTGATCAAGAAAAGAATTGGAATGAACAAAAGCAACAGACCTATTATCTTATTAAATCTCAAGCAGACTTTGTGACAAGTGTTACTAAGCGCCCTTACGAAGCACCTTGGCAGTTTATCGAAAAAGATAAATTTATTATCCAAAATACCGACGCTATCTTACTCGTATATGATGAAGAAAACGAGGGCTCCCCTAAATACGTACTACGCACAGCCGAAAAATACGCTGATCAACATAATTATGAAATTATGAAAATTAACGCATATGATTTACAAGTTGTCGCAGAAGAGCTACAAAGAGATACCTGGGAATAA
- a CDS encoding ornithine--oxo-acid transaminase: MTKTNTKTAKVIEKTETFGAHNYHPLPIVVERGEGVWVYDPEGNKYMDMLSAYSALNQGHRHPKIIQALKDQADKVTLTSRAFHNDQLGPWYEKLTQMTGKNMVLPMNTGAEAVESAIKVARRWAYEVKGVEDNKAEIIGCNGNFHGRTMGAVSLSSEKEYQRGFGPILPGFKLIPYGDAQALREAITPNTAAFIVEPIQGEAGIVIPDEGFLKAAEQICKENNVLFITDEIQTGLARTGKMFAHQWENVTPDVIILGKALGGGVFPISAVVANNDILGVLNPGSHGSTFGGNPLACAVSLASLEVLEDENLTERSLELGEYFQEQLRSINHPSIKEVRGRGLFIGVELNEPARKYCEQLMGLGLLCKETHDFVIRFAPPLIISKEELDWALEKIKSVFEA, translated from the coding sequence ATGACTAAGACTAATACAAAAACAGCTAAGGTAATTGAAAAAACAGAAACTTTTGGTGCGCATAACTATCATCCACTACCAATCGTAGTTGAACGTGGTGAAGGTGTTTGGGTTTATGATCCAGAAGGTAACAAATATATGGATATGCTTTCTGCGTATTCTGCACTTAATCAAGGTCACCGTCATCCAAAAATTATTCAAGCTTTAAAAGATCAAGCAGATAAAGTTACTTTAACATCTCGAGCATTCCACAATGACCAACTTGGTCCATGGTATGAAAAATTAACACAAATGACAGGAAAAAACATGGTATTACCTATGAATACTGGTGCCGAAGCTGTTGAATCTGCAATCAAAGTGGCACGTCGTTGGGCATACGAAGTAAAAGGCGTTGAGGATAATAAAGCTGAAATCATTGGCTGTAATGGGAATTTCCATGGACGTACAATGGGCGCTGTTTCTTTATCTTCTGAAAAAGAGTATCAACGAGGGTTTGGACCAATTTTACCTGGTTTCAAATTAATTCCTTACGGTGATGCGCAAGCTTTAAGAGAAGCCATTACGCCTAATACTGCTGCATTCATCGTAGAACCAATTCAAGGTGAAGCTGGAATTGTTATTCCGGATGAAGGATTCTTAAAAGCAGCTGAACAAATTTGTAAAGAAAACAATGTTCTATTCATTACTGATGAAATTCAAACTGGTTTAGCACGTACTGGAAAAATGTTTGCTCATCAATGGGAGAATGTAACACCTGATGTGATCATCCTTGGTAAAGCACTTGGTGGTGGCGTATTCCCAATTTCTGCAGTAGTAGCTAACAATGATATCCTTGGTGTCTTAAACCCAGGTTCTCACGGTTCTACTTTCGGTGGTAACCCACTTGCTTGTGCTGTTTCATTAGCTTCACTTGAAGTGTTAGAAGATGAAAACCTAACTGAACGTTCTCTTGAATTAGGTGAATACTTCCAAGAGCAATTGCGTTCAATTAACCACCCATCTATTAAAGAAGTTCGTGGTAGAGGTCTATTCATCGGTGTTGAATTAAATGAACCAGCTCGTAAGTATTGTGAACAATTAATGGGATTAGGACTATTATGTAAAGAAACACATGACTTTGTTATTCGTTTTGCTCCTCCATTAATTATCTCTAAGGAAGAGCTTGATTGGGCATTAGAAAAAATCAAATCTGTTTTTGAAGCTTAA
- a CDS encoding sigma 54-interacting transcriptional regulator — protein sequence MKKLYEEIVERVGVGIHAVDREGKTIIYNNKMRDMEAMDKEDVLHKDVREVFKFQENQSSTLLKSLEHGEEIVNVKQTYFNNKGVEITTVNHTFPLVVDNKIYAAVELSTDVTKMERLMRQKRSQTKTDFTFEQIIGDSNEIREVISLAKRATRTNSSVLIIGETGTGKELFAQSIHAESERANAPFITQNCAALPDSLIEGILFGTTKGAFTGAIDSPGLFEQAQGGTLLLDELNSLNIALQAKLLRVLQERKVRRIGGTQEIAIDVRVIATVNEDPIDAVANNRLRKDLYYRLAVVTLFIPPLRERVGDIPLLVDEFIQKYNHLFKLNVKGVSDEVKEFFETQSWPGNIRELEHVIEASMNLINYEQIIEFYHLPYQYRKKFDVKLPVVTPDFAVVSTIDNQTNLSDQLAHFEKKLIEHYLQMHKNHITNTAAALGISRQSLQYRMKRLDIYVR from the coding sequence ATGAAGAAATTATATGAAGAAATCGTAGAACGTGTTGGCGTTGGTATTCACGCTGTTGATCGCGAAGGAAAAACCATCATTTATAATAATAAAATGCGGGACATGGAAGCTATGGATAAAGAAGATGTCCTACATAAAGATGTTCGGGAAGTATTTAAGTTTCAAGAAAATCAAAGTAGTACTTTGTTAAAGTCACTAGAACATGGTGAAGAAATTGTTAATGTAAAACAAACATACTTTAATAATAAAGGTGTAGAAATTACAACGGTTAATCATACCTTCCCACTAGTAGTAGATAATAAAATTTATGCTGCTGTTGAGCTGTCAACGGACGTCACGAAAATGGAACGCCTAATGCGTCAAAAAAGAAGTCAAACTAAAACAGATTTCACATTTGAACAAATTATTGGTGATAGTAATGAAATTCGAGAGGTCATAAGCTTGGCAAAAAGGGCAACTCGAACGAATTCCAGTGTGTTAATTATTGGTGAAACCGGAACAGGGAAAGAGCTATTTGCTCAAAGTATTCATGCTGAAAGTGAGCGAGCAAATGCTCCGTTCATTACTCAAAACTGCGCGGCATTACCAGATTCATTGATTGAAGGGATATTGTTTGGAACAACAAAAGGTGCGTTTACTGGTGCAATCGATAGCCCGGGATTATTTGAACAGGCACAAGGTGGAACGTTATTATTAGATGAATTAAACTCTTTAAATATTGCACTTCAAGCAAAATTATTACGGGTTCTTCAAGAACGTAAAGTACGAAGAATTGGTGGGACGCAAGAAATAGCGATTGATGTTCGTGTTATTGCTACAGTGAACGAAGACCCGATTGATGCTGTAGCAAACAATCGTTTGCGAAAGGACTTATATTACCGTTTAGCAGTTGTTACTTTGTTTATTCCACCATTACGGGAACGGGTGGGGGATATTCCGTTATTGGTAGATGAATTTATTCAAAAGTATAACCATTTATTTAAATTAAATGTAAAAGGCGTTTCTGATGAAGTGAAGGAATTTTTCGAAACACAGAGCTGGCCGGGAAATATACGTGAGCTAGAACATGTTATTGAAGCATCGATGAACTTAATCAATTATGAACAAATTATTGAGTTTTACCACTTACCCTATCAGTATCGAAAAAAATTTGATGTCAAATTACCTGTTGTGACGCCAGATTTTGCAGTTGTTTCAACAATAGACAATCAGACAAATTTATCGGACCAGTTAGCGCATTTTGAGAAGAAATTAATTGAACATTACTTACAAATGCATAAAAATCATATTACCAATACAGCTGCTGCCCTAGGAATTAGTCGTCAAAGCTTGCAGTATCGGATGAAACGTCTTGATATTTATGTTAGATAG
- the rpoN gene encoding RNA polymerase factor sigma-54, translating into MDLSMHLQQKMETKLALAPQLKQALGILKFSMHELENYIRDEANANPLIEINEQHDRDILIEMARLHQGEIYSYTNTEDESFDPLTQVASKEESIELSLMEQLAMQKHLERVEKEVILYYIRSLNGDGYLDCDVEEVADYFDLPISQCENLLEIFQSFDPAGIGARSLLECLVLQLKRKEDAPKLSISLVQNHLEDLAEQRFDYLAQLFNTSEEEVLSVLSYIQTLNPHPLIETETEKTEYIVPDLIVEEFNGEYIIQINDRYLPKISINKEYEELLRANANQETNDYLKSKLSDALLLMKGIEQRHETLYKVTKVILDKQKPFLQSGKKALQPLRLKDVAKIVGLHESTISRAISDKYIQTPQGVFPLKALFMRGVKTESGTVESIITIKEKIKAIIENENVKKPYSDQKIANLLLLEGIQIARRTVAKYREELGFLQSTKRVRNSR; encoded by the coding sequence GTGGATTTATCGATGCATTTGCAACAAAAAATGGAGACAAAGCTGGCATTAGCACCTCAGCTCAAACAGGCGTTGGGTATTCTAAAATTCTCAATGCATGAACTAGAAAACTATATTCGAGATGAAGCAAATGCAAACCCTCTCATCGAAATTAATGAACAGCATGACAGAGACATCTTGATTGAAATGGCACGCTTACATCAAGGGGAAATATACTCGTACACTAACACAGAGGACGAATCCTTTGATCCGCTTACGCAGGTTGCGAGTAAGGAAGAATCCATAGAGCTTTCCTTAATGGAGCAACTGGCAATGCAAAAACATTTAGAACGAGTAGAAAAAGAAGTGATTCTTTACTATATTCGTAGTCTAAATGGTGACGGATATTTAGATTGTGACGTGGAGGAAGTTGCGGACTATTTTGATTTGCCCATTTCGCAATGTGAAAATTTACTAGAAATTTTTCAAAGCTTTGATCCTGCTGGGATTGGTGCTCGCAGTCTTCTAGAGTGTCTAGTGTTACAACTAAAAAGAAAAGAAGATGCCCCAAAACTATCAATCTCTTTAGTTCAAAATCATTTAGAAGATTTGGCAGAACAACGGTTTGATTATCTAGCACAACTATTTAACACCTCAGAGGAGGAAGTGTTAAGTGTACTTAGCTATATTCAAACGCTTAACCCGCATCCACTTATTGAAACAGAGACTGAAAAGACAGAGTATATTGTTCCAGATTTAATTGTTGAAGAATTTAATGGGGAGTATATTATTCAAATAAATGATCGGTATTTACCAAAGATCTCTATTAATAAGGAATATGAAGAATTGTTACGGGCTAACGCTAATCAAGAAACTAATGACTATTTAAAGAGTAAACTCTCTGACGCATTATTGTTGATGAAAGGGATTGAACAACGTCATGAAACCCTCTATAAAGTAACGAAGGTTATTTTGGATAAGCAGAAACCATTTTTGCAATCAGGAAAAAAAGCGTTGCAACCACTACGGTTAAAAGATGTGGCAAAAATTGTTGGATTACATGAATCCACTATTAGTAGAGCAATTAGTGATAAATATATACAGACCCCTCAAGGTGTATTTCCGTTAAAAGCGTTATTTATGCGTGGGGTAAAAACAGAATCTGGAACGGTTGAATCAATCATAACTATTAAAGAAAAAATTAAGGCAATTATTGAAAATGAAAATGTGAAAAAGCCGTATTCCGATCAAAAAATTGCAAACCTACTATTATTAGAAGGGATACAAATTGCAAGAAGAACCGTAGCTAAATATAGAGAAGAGCTTGGTTTTTTACAATCCACTAAAAGAGTGAGAAATAGTAGGTAG